aacaattatatttatggaCGAATCATTATTTGCTGTTAAacatgttttaaaaataaacttccattggactttaatgaaaattatttgaaattacaacatttatttttaaattacattcgaaaaatatttattatttttattattaaaaaaaactttcctcagcattaagtatttttttttatctacacaaatacataaatagataaacatatttatttgaaccTAGAGTAATAGCTCCCTGAGGACCTTAAACACCTTTTTAACCTgagtaaatgtagcagacattagacaaatttaaaattattaataagaagagtaaataattaataaaataaaatttgaaaaatccgcgtttaaaatatttaaaagttaataagtgcattttttataaattgactaattaattatttatattcaaaaaattatcaaaacaaccgatgctaaattatttaaaagtttgtaTTGTCGTTCTggcggtaaaaaattaaattaattaaaaacgagtttttatatatttttgatctcCATATTAGAATTCTTGAGTAATTTTTCTTACatgcaataattataaataataattcaatgatTATTGtgacctaaaattttttaatcaaatctaTGTGCGTGCGCATGAAATAACTGCATGCGCATGcgtataaatatgaaaaattatttagtactCACAGCTGAATTCTTGAAAAATAACCAACTAAAatctgtattttatatttaatatacagaattataatcaataattaaataaaaaaaattaaaattttatcgtcAACAgcccgaaaaaaaataatcaataattaatatttgatttaatgaaagtaagtttaataatgaattaattaaaaataataaaaccaaaaattatgatcctgaagttagtagacgtctaataatttttgaatttcttgaacaaagtataaaaaaaaaatatttaaaattcgattGTACCTCtagctttttcaattttctacatgcgcatatttttagtttttttctttttttgtaatttctgctgaaaaaaaaatccgaaaattattaattgtctgctagCTTCAGGATCATCATAAATTTACTCAAAGTTTTATTCACAGgtttaaatttcaaagaaaTTAACAGTAAGAGTAATTTTGAAAGCAATATTTatggataataaataaaaaatgtatcagtaaatttgttgattacttgcaattaaaaaaatattacaatcagTTTCcagtaaaaagtaaaaaaaaaataatgggtTCAGAACAAAGTTCCCAAGGCGGAACTCAAGGATCTGGACGATTCAGCGGACGATCTCGAGGACAATTGAGACGGGGTAAAAGTGTACCAAGTCGTGAACATTTACCAGATGACACACCACCGCGTTCATCAAGTCCAGGTCCTAGTATTTGTTCCGACTCAGACCTGCCTTATATATCTTATACTGTCAATCAACCAATTGGAGACTCTCCAAAGATATCAAGTAAACCATCACAATTAATAAGAGGAAAAAGTTTTGGTAGCTCAGAAGTCACAAGACGTAAATCAAGTGTAGGATTAAGAAAACCTACCATTAGCTCAGGAAAAccaacatcaacatcaacgacaacaacaacagcacacaatattgttgttgttaagCCAGCATTGTCTGATCCTGACGCAGACAAAGAtccagatttaattaaattgcaaaGCATACCGATGTTTTTACCGATAATGCGCGGTACGCTTAATTTGCCACCGGGAGTACGCGATCCCGAAATATTGGAACGACTTGATCCTGTTGGATTGTATAATTTATGTGCTAGATATCAACATCATTTAAATGCAAACGCTCAAATGATTGCTAATGAACAAAATGCGCTCTGTGTTAACATCGacgttgaaataaataaaataatggctCAGGCTGTTGAGCGACAAAAGAAATTTGCTAAATTTGCTGAGCATATGAATAAAGTTCATGAGCTCAGTAAACAATTAACCAAGTGCCATATGCAATTAAATCAAACATTAGAAAGTCTTGAAACGCTTAATAATTTGTTGCCTATCAAAGATCGATTAGAACCTTTTGTTTGGACAACTGGataatataacataataattattacacttTATTACTCacctttttattcatttacattaaatttatcgagaCTTGTGATTATTATCTTCGTCAatatgtgtaaataaaaaatatgcgtTGCTAATTATAACtttgatgttaaaataatttatttaatgataaagctataaaaaaaaaaaaaaaacccaacgtgttattaataattattgttatgaaaaaattatttcagaagATTTACGTcgagtttttaataatttgtaagctTCAATTGCTTCATTTTGATGGTTTTCAAGTATCCTTCGCTCTGCAGAgggtaaattttttcgtttaccCTTTTTATCTATCGACGTAGGCtggattttatcgtttttcaACAGAGAATGTAAAAGTAATTCTTTTCTAGCaggctgtaaaaaaaaattattcagtattaatgtaattaattacaataaattattctataaaaatttatttattaaattaaaaaccttATTAATTAGTGTATGTGCTttaggttttattttaatttccggTGGAGCATGAGCAACTTCACCAAACTCAACTTTGTCTTTAACTATCAAGTCATCAGTActctttagtaattttttattcttcttctcCTGTATCTTAAGCTTACGTTTTTGAACTTTAGTTAACTTGGGTTCTGTTacacttttaactttttttttcttcccaatatttttatgtttcatttttaatttaagtaactCGTCTATTTCAtctttaggttttttttctaagcCCTCAACTTTACCAGTAACTGGATCTCTGACtacttgtacattaaatttattttcaaacgcAGCTTcttttaaatacatttgtgTTTCACCATTAACACGGTGCCAAAATTTACTATCTGATTCACCAGGTTTTTGACTAAAAACAGGAACTACTTTCTCAGGTTTAGCTTTTGGATTAAAAGACTGCACAGTATTTTGTGAACCAACTGATATTAATTTAGTCTTACTTTTAATTActggtttttttcttttgacaaCTTTATTATCGTCATTGCTCTTAAAACTCATTATTCGTTCCAAGCTCTTTGGTATCGGTTGATCTTCAATATTAATCGGTGGAGCGTCAACTTTATCTTTAattctgtaaataaaattataaacaaataaaaatgagtcaagattcaaaaatttatattttcgtaCTCAGCCCATCGTTTTGCACGTTGTTTATCTGGATCTTTAACACCTTTGTGTTTTTTTCCTGGTATTTTTCTTCCCATTgtgactttaaatttaattttaaaattcaaaaactataaCAATAACCACGTGTCACACAACACATGATAATTTATAGGTTATATACTACCTACAAAAATAAACACACCATAGATAATAGAGTTGAGGACATGCCCAGACATGTAattgaatttcattatttatatttagtatatttCTATGAAacgacaataatttaaaaattatatctagTTCCCAAGTGACCTAGTGTTAACtttcttgataaaaaaaaacacttgttattagtttttattaaaaaagttagcAAAAAAATGTTGCCATTTATTTTGTGATGTAAAAAGGCAGATTTTTTCCAACAAATGTCACTACTAATGTCcagttaaaagtttttaaaacttttttatatttcaaaaatataactttatagTAGCaatttgacatctttttggtaattttttgataacactTTGTAACATTTTGTTGACAAATAGCAATTAGTTTTTTGCTACcaaaaaagtaacaaattgataacttttttatgcTAACATATAAGATTTAGAGTGTTATCTTTATGTTaacaaattaaacatttttatgttGACAATGCTAGCTAATTGCTAACTTTTTctaagtgtgaatgtagctgacaattatgaattttaaaaattttttaattcaaacaaaaattttctggcaaaaaactcaaaagaatgaaatttaaaaaaaatcaaaacaaaaactCAAGTGCTGCGTTCTGCTGTCAATAATATAGTTTTTTACCATCtatcagtaaatatatattaaatatattagctgtttatgtatatatgtaaatacattattgttttgttaaataaaaagatattttttaaaaacagcaACAATTTATGAAAGAACAATTAAAGTGAGTACTAATTTATTTCTAGTAAAGTATTTATCAgtggttataatttttgatcgtCTGTGATTCTATTATTGATATTACTATGTGCAATAAAGTtcagttataaatataatctgctacgtaatataataaacgagttattcattaatacgatggataattatttgaatctataaataaataagtgataataaaatgtcaaaagtGTCACGGATTGTACCAATTATTtgggaaaataataatggatGTTGTTTGAAAACgtttatgattaataaaaggTACAGTACTACCACAAATACTATAAATGATCACAATGATCatgataaaagtaaattaaaaaggCCAATTGTTACTGAAAAAGACGTAAATCCTGATTCTATTGATAATTCATCGAATTCGATTGACAATGGGGATGATTTTGATGAACCAGCAAATTGTTGTATGTCTGGATGCACAAACTGTGTTTGGTTACAATATGCTGAAAAATTGAGTGAAAAGTTGACAAACAGCAGTGGTGatgtacaaaaaattatcatggaTAAAGTTACGGATTCAAATATGCGGGCTTTTTTGTCCATGGAATTGAGATTACgtaatattaaatagaaataaactattgtgaaacaattatttttgaattgttttaaaattttgttaattttgttataagaactgtataaataattgttagagtgatgaaaattttagatgtATAGAagataaattactaaattaaataattcattataataaataaatttattttgtttatactcCAACTAGTTATTCAGGTGTATGAGATTTTTCCtagagaattaattttattttcaaaatactgtATTAAAGCTTGAAGAATTATCACCTAAATCCAATCAACCTTATTGTATCATACATGGTGGCCACATTTCTGTAAAACCTAGAAATGTCagggaattataaatatactgaaatagtcagggaatttcgtcgcaaagctggaaaaattcttactttctttttttttttttttttttttttgactgaaaaaatccgatgagtttttttttctggcggtcacactagtggtccctcttaccgaaaaataaaaaaattgtattcatTGCGTTTGAAGTCGTcttgttttatttcttctcACGCATTgctattttttacaaaagttaatagtgaagtgaaaaaaaatacataaagacaattttttatttaaaattttcttataaaatatatttatttgaatataattataaataatcaataaaatttttcattgaaaaatcatcattccttaatacataaatataatatgtaactttggtgtattaaatatataaattaataattattattaaaaacaaaaactaaattgCAAGCATTAGAGtaacaataattacattaatgtAGTTAACGAAATATTGCTGCTAATATAAAAATCACAGAATATATCTGGCTTTCATAAGttttgcaattaataatactgAAAACTAATATCTTCACGAAAAGACactgttattaaaataatattgtttgtttaaattatttacaaaattattaagtactattttaatactttaagtacaattcaaaatattttaagtagtAATTGATATCGTGCAAAAATGATATtcatatgataaatatttcgtTAATGATgagataaacttttttagcGTCAATCGCGCATAATTCGCGCTATtctttttgcttttattaCAATCTacgaaaatattatgaaagaatTACTACGCCAAAATATAGTGAAGTTTTATTTACAACGGTTGtcatgatttaatttttatcgtcataaaaataatttgtcatgacaccaaaaatatcaaatcaataaaattgattatgataatttatgcTCTTGATTAAAAAGAGTATAAATAACTTGCTTGAAGTTAGAGCTTGTTCGTGTCTCTTTGTTCTTTCTCATAGTTTCTTTGAATTGTCTCCATGCTGCATAATTCGTTGGATTTTCTGGACCCCAATCTTCTGAAGGTTTAAATGCACTCACAATCATCTGTAAAtaaagttcattattataaatttttattcagaaaagtatgacaaataaaatgttaatgttaagggcattctcagacagtacTCTtcgctttttaaaaatatgcaatgactttcaactgtcatgaccgtattaaaatttaattaattaatttttaaaaaattgaaacattaattgaaaaaaagacaacgGAGAAGTAATATCGCTGAGATAAAAATCCATAGTTACCTCTGAAATTCCTAAATCTCTTTTTGTCATTATGGTATAGATCATCCAAAATGGTAATTGAAAAACACCAAATGCCAGTAGCGTCCAACCAACGgctattaaaagtaataaaaataatttttaaatatatttacaactACGTGATgatcaaaatgataaaaaaatctatgttTACCATAAGCTGAATTTGGATAAAGAGTACGACCATATTGAAGTGGTGTACGatcaattaaactatatataaatattgttccAAGTAATACAGGTGTAACAACACCCCAACAAATCCTCCAGTAAACGGACGGTCTTTTCTTCaacataaattcaatatcatctaaaatattttcgagcccATAAACCCAAAATATTCCAACTATTTCGAAAAATGCGAAGGTAAATACTATAAATGATGCTGCATAGTAATCAACaaggtttaaaataaattgtccgCCCtattggataaaaataattatttaaaatgtaaagcAGATTTTAATAacgaaacatttaaaatatattattgttattaccgGTGTACAATAAACACTTCCGACACTTAATCCAAAAAGACATACGCCTAAAacgattttccaaaatttcaattgtgGAAATTGATCACTAACAATACTGATGATACCACCAGCAAGTGCGATTCCACTGCCGATTCCCAGTACGTATAAcataacgaaaaataaaaacgaaaataactgaaataaaatttgaaaaaattaataaattaattaagttagaTATTTTATGtgtaaaatagtttttactGCTGTACCTGTGGTAGAACTGTAAATTTAGCAATCGCATCTGGATAAGAAATGAATGCAAGGCCTGTACCACCTTTGACAACAGTACTTATGTCTTCTACTCCAAGTTCATGAGCGAGATTGCCAAGAATTCCAAATATTGTAATACCGGCAAGAAGACTTGTGAATGTATCAAGCGTTGTAACAACCATAACGTCtctaaaatatatgtgtatgtaataaatctcaaataataataatatacaggCCGATCGATCTAGTATCAGActattactttattaattaaataatttacatatgcAACTTTTCACATGCGTGCTTACATTTACTGCAGTAAATCTGTGGCaatgtcaaaaataatttttgagttgaaagttttttttataaaaattataaaaaacgaattaaactgttaaagtgagcgactaattgtcctgtttagaaaatcacatagaatccaatagattctcatacattcctatagagattttataagaatgaaagAGTTCTATGAGGTGCtgtagttaagtatagggccttatacatacagctataagaatctatcggattttttaagcaggacATGCAATGTtctatgatattttaatactgAATTTGACATTAATAATTGAGGTAAACTTATATATCATTATGTTTTATTATGTGCGACACTTCGTGtacgtaaattattaaattaataaaataacagttCGATAACTAGATTGGTGGGTCtgtatattatttgaaatatatatagtattcattatttatcataaaaaaactataattttaaaattatgagaaagtAACCTTACCTATAAATATTGTGATTGAATTCATTATAAGAAGAGTACATAACAACACCACCAAAACATACGGATAATGAAAAGAAACATTGTGTAACAGCTGCATACCAAACACTAGGATCAAACAATTTAGCCCAATTtggttttatgaaaaaaataattccatcaCGAGCTCCTTCAAGTGTTACTGCTCGTACAAGAAGTGCAACCATTATAACATAAGGAAATAATGCTAAAAAGTATGCAGCTTTTCCAGAGCTTTTAACACCGCGTACTAAGACACCAAAAATACACAACCACGAGGCAAATAGGCAAAGTGTTAATTTCCAATCTGGCCACCCAATCCCATCATCGATATTTTCTTTCTCATTCAACACGGATTTtctacaatataatataatttattactattacataaattttgataataaataataaacttacgtAAAATAAAGTTCGGCTGAACTTTTCATATTTGTCATATTAATCACTGATTGCACagtaacattattattatcatttttttgtgaatCAATACAATTGTCACCCCAATCGGGTTGACATTTAGCCCATGGCAATTCTGAGCTAAAACTTGCAAGTAGATACATAAGTGTTACTGACATTAATGAACAGTAATAAGTTCCAACGGATAACATTGAAAACATTTGAGCCCATCCGACACCACGAAATCCTGGTACAGCAGACCACATTTTAACAGATGATCTACTTGTAAATTGTCCCATTATcatttcaatataataaaatggtTTTCCAACAAGAAATAATACTATTATGTATGGTATTAAAAATGCACCACCACCATTTTCGTATGCTGTGAATGGAAATCTCCAAATATTTCCCAATCCTATTGACATTGCTATACATGACATCAAAAATTCAGTTCCATTACTCCATGTTGCTCTTTCCGTTCCTTCTGTAacctgaatatttttattattttaatattattatgacaatataacttcattttttttttctatgtaattACCGTTTGTTCGGGTGTATTTTTTAGCCCTCCTTGAACATGATCTAATTCGTACTcgttctaataaaaataaagtacaaTAAGTAAACCATTGAAAATAAACATTACTATTGagtacgatttttttttgttttttgtttttttattaaatacatactTTTGGTGATAATCCATTTtcgacatttatttttaaatcaattctACTACCGTCATCATTAATAAATGCTGGGTTTGGTTTTCCGACCTGCGAAGAAAacattaatttcttaaaatatattaatttaaatgaatgatacggtttatatttaatgataaagtaatgaataaatgtataataacACGAGGGCATTAATTAAAGTGACACAAGGTTACAAACGCTTAAATTCACCTTAATCATCAAGCTATCAAAtatgttgaaatttaaaatctcttGTCTATTTCCTAACATCAAATAGCGTG
The sequence above is drawn from the Microplitis demolitor isolate Queensland-Clemson2020A chromosome 3, iyMicDemo2.1a, whole genome shotgun sequence genome and encodes:
- the LOC103580658 gene encoding BLOC-1-related complex subunit 5, with the translated sequence MGSEQSSQGGTQGSGRFSGRSRGQLRRGKSVPSREHLPDDTPPRSSSPGPSICSDSDLPYISYTVNQPIGDSPKISSKPSQLIRGKSFGSSEVTRRKSSVGLRKPTISSGKPTSTSTTTTTAHNIVVVKPALSDPDADKDPDLIKLQSIPMFLPIMRGTLNLPPGVRDPEILERLDPVGLYNLCARYQHHLNANAQMIANEQNALCVNIDVEINKIMAQAVERQKKFAKFAEHMNKVHELSKQLTKCHMQLNQTLESLETLNNLLPIKDRLEPFVWTTG
- the LOC103580659 gene encoding coiled-coil domain-containing protein 137, encoding MGRKIPGKKHKGVKDPDKQRAKRWAEIKDKVDAPPINIEDQPIPKSLERIMSFKSNDDNKVVKRKKPVIKSKTKLISVGSQNTVQSFNPKAKPEKVVPVFSQKPGESDSKFWHRVNGETQMYLKEAAFENKFNVQVVRDPVTGKVEGLEKKPKDEIDELLKLKMKHKNIGKKKKVKSVTEPKLTKVQKRKLKIQEKKNKKLLKSTDDLIVKDKVEFGEVAHAPPEIKIKPKAHTLINKPARKELLLHSLLKNDKIQPTSIDKKGKRKNLPSAERRILENHQNEAIEAYKLLKTRRKSSEIIFS
- the LOC103580660 gene encoding uncharacterized protein LOC103580660 produces the protein MSKVSRIVPIIWENNNGCCLKTFMINKRYSTTTNTINDHNDHDKSKLKRPIVTEKDVNPDSIDNSSNSIDNGDDFDEPANCCMSGCTNCVWLQYAEKLSEKLTNSSGDVQKIIMDKVTDSNMRAFLSMELRLRNIK
- the LOC103580661 gene encoding sodium-dependent nutrient amino acid transporter 1, whose amino-acid sequence is MNSSEVGKPNPAFINDDGSRIDLKINVENGLSPKNEYELDHVQGGLKNTPEQTVTEGTERATWSNGTEFLMSCIAMSIGLGNIWRFPFTAYENGGGAFLIPYIIVLFLVGKPFYYIEMIMGQFTSRSSVKMWSAVPGFRGVGWAQMFSMLSVGTYYCSLMSVTLMYLLASFSSELPWAKCQPDWGDNCIDSQKNDNNNVTVQSVINMTNMKSSAELYFTKSVLNEKENIDDGIGWPDWKLTLCLFASWLCIFGVLVRGVKSSGKAAYFLALFPYVIMVALLVRAVTLEGARDGIIFFIKPNWAKLFDPSVWYAAVTQCFFSLSVCFGGVVMYSSYNEFNHNIYRDVMVVTTLDTFTSLLAGITIFGILGNLAHELGVEDISTVVKGGTGLAFISYPDAIAKFTVLPQLFSFLFFVMLYVLGIGSGIALAGGIISIVSDQFPQLKFWKIVLGVCLFGLSVGSVYCTPGGQFILNLVDYYAASFIVFTFAFFEIVGIFWVYGLENILDDIEFMLKKRPSVYWRICWGVVTPVLLGTIFIYSLIDRTPLQYGRTLYPNSAYAVGWTLLAFGVFQLPFWMIYTIMTKRDLGISEMIVSAFKPSEDWGPENPTNYAAWRQFKETMRKNKETRTSSNFKQVIYTLFNQEHKLS